One genomic window of Motacilla alba alba isolate MOTALB_02 chromosome 3, Motacilla_alba_V1.0_pri, whole genome shotgun sequence includes the following:
- the C3H1orf198 gene encoding uncharacterized protein C1orf198 homolog, giving the protein MASMAAAIAASRTAVMNGNRPLDERERKRFSYFSSLSPMARKIMAEKERIRERYGPEWERLPPRQQDEIIDKCLVEPHVQARYAAHRGTTRPPAPPASYPNLRLNTGQKVVRFGDEDITWQDEHSAPFSWETKSQMEFSVASLSIQEQGGAQLQNEQRQPVKAAPGVQVPKSSQANKTPGSEGLIASRKEEESSFWKINAERSKFEGDKSEFQSLTPSQIKSMEKGEKPLPSFYRQESAPKEMTKAEKPSVTKPEKSVTPSTPSVSLEWEKPRPTQLPTSSLDDFFLPDPPQDLASSRTNKEDTDGTILIDPQMPGQTSTSNVILKTGFDFLDNW; this is encoded by the exons ATGGCCTCCATGGCGGCGGCGATCGCCGCTTCCCGCACGGCGGTGATGAACGGGAACCGGCCGCTGGACGAGCGGGAGCGCAAGCGGTTCAGCTACTTCTCCTCGCTGAGCCCCATGGCGCGCAAGATCATGGCGGAGAAGGAGCGGATCCGCGAGCGCTACGGGCCCGAGTGGGAGCGGCTGCCGCCCCGGCAGCAGGACGAGATCATCGACAAGTGCCTGGTGGAGCCGCACGTCCAGGCCCGCTACGCCGCGCACCGCGGCACcacccgcccgcccgcgccgcccgcctCCTACCCCAACCTGCGCCTCAACACCGGGCAGAAGGTGGTGCGCTTCGGAGACGAG gaCATAACTTGGCAAGATGAACACTCAGCTCCGTTCTCCTGGGAAACGAAG AGTCAGATGGAGTTCAGCGTTGCATCTCTCTCCATACAAGAGCAAGGTGGTGCCCAGCTGCAGAACGAGCAGAGGCAGCCTGTTAAAGCAGCACCTGGTGTCCAAGTCCCTAAATCTTCTCAGGCCAATAAGACCCCTGGCTCTGAGGGGTTGATAGCATCCAGAAAGGAGGAGGAGTCGTCCTTCTGGAAGATAAATGCAGAGCGCTCGAAGTTTGAAGGAGACAAGTCTGAGTTCCAGTCCCTGACCCCCAGCCAGATCAAGTCcatggagaaaggagagaagcCCCTTCCCTCTTTTTACAGACAAGAGTCTGCTCCAAAGGAGATGACCAAAGCTGAGAAGCCCAGCGTAACTAAACCAGAGAAGTCTGTCACCCCCAGCACACCTTCTGTGTCTCTCGAGTGGGAGAAACCTCGACCTACTCAGCTCCCCACTAGTTCTCTAGATGACTTCTTTCTTCCTGATCCACCACAGGATCTGGCATCTTCTAGGACAAACAAGGAAGATACTGATGGTACTATACTTATAGACCCCCAAATGCCTGGACAG ACTAGTACAAGCAATGTTATCTTGAAGACTGGCTTTGATTTTCTAGACAACTGGTAA